Proteins from a single region of Thermotoga maritima MSB8:
- the ecfA2 gene encoding energy-coupling factor ABC transporter ATP-binding protein EcfA2: protein MRIEVVNVSHIFHRGTPLEKKALENVSLVINEGECLLVAGNTGSGKSTLLQIVAGLIEPTSGDVLYDGERKKGYEIRRNIGIAFQYPEDQFFAERVFDEVAFAVKNFYPDRDPVPLVKKAMEFVGLDFDSFKDRVPFFLSGGEKRRVAIASVIVHEPDILILDEPLVGLDREGKTDLLRIVEKWKTLGKTVILISHDIETVINHVDRVVVLEKGKKVFDGTRMEFLEKYDPRFFTSKMLVMRRLVLKGEDPFSMSDDELLERVCNS, encoded by the coding sequence ATGAGAATAGAAGTAGTCAACGTTTCCCATATCTTTCACAGGGGAACACCCTTGGAAAAAAAAGCACTCGAGAATGTAAGCCTTGTGATAAACGAAGGAGAGTGTCTCCTTGTTGCTGGGAATACAGGATCTGGGAAGTCGACCCTCCTTCAAATTGTGGCAGGTTTGATCGAACCCACCTCAGGTGATGTGCTTTACGACGGAGAAAGAAAGAAAGGTTATGAGATAAGAAGGAACATAGGAATCGCTTTTCAGTACCCCGAGGATCAGTTCTTCGCAGAGAGAGTTTTTGACGAAGTGGCTTTCGCCGTGAAAAACTTCTATCCAGATAGGGATCCTGTTCCCCTGGTGAAGAAAGCGATGGAGTTTGTGGGGCTGGATTTCGACTCTTTCAAAGACAGAGTGCCGTTTTTCCTGTCCGGCGGTGAGAAGAGGCGGGTAGCGATCGCTTCTGTGATCGTTCACGAACCGGATATTCTCATCCTCGATGAGCCTCTCGTGGGATTGGATCGGGAGGGGAAAACGGACCTTCTGAGGATTGTAGAGAAGTGGAAGACCCTTGGAAAGACGGTCATTCTCATTTCTCACGATATCGAAACAGTTATAAATCACGTGGATCGTGTGGTGGTACTCGAGAAGGGAAAGAAGGTCTTCGACGGGACCAGAATGGAATTCCTTGAAAAATACGACCCTCGCTTCTTCACGAGCAAGATGCTGGTTATGAGAAGATTAGTTTTGAAAGGAGAAGACCCCTTCTCAATGAGCGACGATGAGCTTTTGGAAAGGGTGTGCAATTCATGA
- a CDS encoding S4 domain-containing protein yields MRLDLFLKISVVKRRTIAQKLLKGQRVLVNGRPAKASYEVKDGDIVEVFLPTKKIILRVVGNGGYEILSEERVSKPF; encoded by the coding sequence ATGAGATTAGATTTGTTTCTCAAGATCTCGGTGGTGAAGAGAAGAACGATTGCCCAGAAACTTCTGAAAGGGCAGAGAGTTTTGGTGAACGGAAGACCCGCGAAAGCCTCGTACGAGGTAAAGGACGGAGACATCGTGGAGGTGTTCTTACCAACCAAGAAAATAATCCTAAGGGTTGTGGGAAACGGAGGCTATGAAATCCTCAGTGAGGAGAGAGTGAGTAAACCTTTTTGA
- a CDS encoding biotin--[acetyl-CoA-carboxylase] ligase: MIGEKIISFESIDSTNRFLKENYRFYPDGTVVVALEQTSGYGRSGRHWHSPKGGLWFSVLFKPRKPLELSFYTRVFSVAVVKTLENMKIHANIKWPNDVYINGRKLAGVLSEGIFEGAKPLAVVVGVGMNVNNEIPAELKTRAISLKEIMGKEISIVKLMESMLKNARVIFRKYSRKKEALTRIWKRYLLQKEGDLISLEGKKGKIVKINPDSLLIDFDGEIKKVYSLSPH, encoded by the coding sequence TTGATAGGAGAAAAGATCATTTCTTTCGAATCCATAGACTCCACGAATCGTTTCTTGAAAGAGAATTACCGTTTCTATCCCGATGGCACGGTGGTGGTCGCGTTGGAGCAGACCTCCGGATACGGAAGAAGCGGAAGACACTGGCACTCTCCAAAGGGTGGATTATGGTTTTCGGTGCTTTTCAAACCGAGAAAGCCACTGGAGCTTTCGTTTTACACAAGGGTGTTCTCAGTAGCAGTTGTGAAAACTCTTGAAAACATGAAAATACATGCGAACATAAAGTGGCCCAACGACGTGTACATAAACGGGAGAAAGCTCGCAGGAGTTCTCTCAGAGGGAATTTTTGAAGGTGCAAAGCCTCTCGCCGTTGTTGTGGGAGTGGGCATGAACGTGAACAACGAAATCCCAGCCGAGTTGAAAACAAGAGCGATCAGTCTGAAGGAAATCATGGGAAAAGAAATCAGCATTGTGAAACTCATGGAGTCGATGTTGAAGAACGCGCGCGTGATTTTCAGAAAATACTCAAGGAAGAAAGAAGCTTTGACGAGGATCTGGAAGAGGTACCTTCTTCAGAAAGAAGGAGATCTCATATCTCTGGAAGGAAAGAAGGGAAAGATCGTAAAGATAAACCCCGATAGTCTGTTGATAGACTTCGACGGAGAGATCAAAAAGGTTTACTCACTCTCTCCTCACTGA
- a CDS encoding aminocyclopropane-1-carboxylate deaminase/D-cysteine desulfhydrase family protein, giving the protein MRIDLSLKPTPVQFLKRLSEKYGFNIYVKRDDLTELVGSGNKIRKLEYLLWEALKKGATTVFTCGGLQSNHARATAYVSRRYGLKPVLFLRKGEKVLNGNLLLDILLGAEIVEVSPEEYERIDEIFDVHKKMREKKGEKVYVIPEGGSNSLGAFGYFNAVLEMKDQLNLESFDAIVCAVGSGGTIAGLSAGISFLEYHVPVVGVNVTTKNSDYFVGKVKRIISGMEEYGLRVNETVFEVVDDYRGPGYAIPSSEDVEILKEVASIEGIILDPVYTAKAFRGMIEMFRNSEKNVLFIHTGGIFGLFAQSRRLV; this is encoded by the coding sequence ATGAGAATCGATCTTTCCCTTAAACCCACACCTGTTCAGTTTCTCAAAAGACTTTCGGAAAAATACGGGTTCAACATCTACGTTAAAAGAGACGATCTCACAGAGCTTGTGGGATCGGGCAACAAAATCAGAAAGCTGGAGTATCTTCTATGGGAAGCTCTTAAAAAAGGAGCAACGACTGTCTTCACCTGTGGAGGTCTTCAGTCGAACCATGCCAGAGCAACGGCATACGTTTCGAGAAGATACGGCTTGAAACCTGTTCTCTTCCTCAGAAAAGGGGAGAAGGTACTGAACGGAAATCTTCTCCTCGACATTCTCCTCGGTGCTGAAATAGTGGAGGTATCCCCGGAAGAGTACGAACGCATCGATGAGATCTTCGATGTTCACAAAAAGATGAGAGAAAAGAAAGGTGAAAAGGTGTACGTGATACCCGAAGGGGGATCGAACTCCCTTGGAGCCTTTGGCTACTTCAATGCGGTGCTGGAGATGAAAGATCAATTGAACCTCGAATCTTTCGATGCTATTGTGTGTGCTGTTGGAAGTGGTGGAACCATAGCGGGCTTGTCAGCTGGAATTTCCTTTCTGGAATATCACGTACCCGTAGTGGGTGTGAACGTCACCACGAAAAACTCGGATTATTTTGTGGGGAAGGTGAAAAGAATAATTAGTGGTATGGAAGAGTACGGCCTGAGAGTCAACGAAACCGTTTTCGAAGTGGTGGACGATTACAGAGGGCCGGGATATGCGATTCCGTCCAGTGAGGATGTGGAGATCTTGAAAGAAGTAGCTTCGATAGAAGGCATCATCCTCGATCCGGTCTACACGGCAAAAGCCTTCAGAGGAATGATCGAAATGTTCAGAAACTCAGAAAAGAACGTTCTTTTCATCCACACGGGGGGAATATTCGGTCTGTTCGCGCAGAGCAGGAGGTTGGTATAA
- a CDS encoding DUF554 domain-containing protein, whose product MFHYAVLLNALGVLIGASVGFLFKRKIPQRLHDILFTVIGLTTLGIGIRMVTQGDDFLMILLALVAGGIIGELFRIEDRIEGIGKKFSDSQGFAESFLTSSLLFLVGPMTIVGSINIGLTGNADLILVKTVLDTVSATVLTATLGTGVFLSAVSVFLVQGLLVVFAKSLTFLTGDVFISDFVGTGGVMILGLGIRILKLREVKVGNLLPALVLIPIFDWLKNLF is encoded by the coding sequence ATGTTTCACTACGCTGTTCTTCTGAACGCACTTGGGGTTTTGATCGGTGCGTCCGTGGGCTTCCTGTTCAAAAGAAAGATTCCTCAGAGGTTACACGACATCCTTTTCACGGTGATAGGACTCACCACACTGGGTATAGGTATCCGGATGGTCACGCAGGGAGATGATTTTTTGATGATTCTCCTCGCACTCGTCGCAGGCGGCATCATCGGAGAGTTGTTCAGAATAGAGGACAGAATAGAAGGTATTGGGAAGAAGTTCAGTGATTCTCAGGGGTTTGCGGAGAGTTTTCTCACTTCTTCGCTTCTCTTTCTGGTTGGTCCCATGACCATAGTGGGATCCATAAACATAGGACTCACGGGAAACGCGGATTTGATACTCGTGAAAACGGTGCTCGACACAGTGTCAGCCACAGTGCTCACGGCAACCTTAGGAACAGGGGTTTTTCTCTCGGCAGTTTCTGTGTTCCTCGTTCAGGGACTTCTCGTTGTTTTCGCAAAGAGTTTGACTTTTCTCACAGGTGATGTGTTTATCTCCGATTTTGTTGGCACGGGTGGTGTCATGATTCTGGGTCTTGGAATAAGGATTCTTAAGCTGAGAGAGGTGAAGGTTGGGAACCTACTTCCGGCGCTGGTTTTGATTCCTATTTTTGACTGGTTGAAAAACCTTTTTTAA